A stretch of Bordetella genomosp. 13 DNA encodes these proteins:
- a CDS encoding FAD-dependent monooxygenase produces MQGKPRIAVIGAGLGGTAGAALMARAGFNVRLYEQAPAFSRLGAGIHLGPNVMKIMRAIGIEDELNRQGSHPDFWYSRHWQTGEELARIPLGDYAVSHYGASYLTVHRGDFHALMTAALPAGVLQFGKRLTKIDDQGDCVRLEFADGTIEEADIVIGADGVNSRVREHLLGPEPPKYTGYVGHRAVFPTPIDSGTLPFDMCVKWWSDDRHMMVYFVTSRRDEIYYVTGVPEAEWDMSKSWVPSSVQAMRDAFEGWHPTVQALIEHTPEVTKWPLLERDPLPLWSRGRIVLLGDACHPMKPHMAQGAAMAIEDAAMLTRIFQQAGLSDHETAFRLYEANRTERAGRVQKVSHDNTWLRTNENPDWCFGYDVFAVPLVESAPRQDAA; encoded by the coding sequence GTGCAAGGCAAACCTAGGATCGCAGTGATCGGCGCCGGCTTGGGCGGCACCGCGGGCGCGGCGCTCATGGCGCGCGCCGGATTCAACGTCCGGCTCTACGAACAGGCGCCGGCCTTCTCGCGTCTGGGTGCGGGCATCCACTTGGGCCCGAACGTGATGAAGATCATGCGCGCCATCGGCATCGAAGACGAGCTGAATCGCCAGGGCTCGCATCCCGACTTCTGGTACAGCCGCCACTGGCAGACCGGCGAGGAACTCGCGCGCATTCCGCTGGGCGACTACGCGGTGTCTCACTACGGCGCCAGCTATCTCACCGTGCACCGCGGCGACTTCCACGCGCTGATGACGGCCGCCCTGCCCGCGGGCGTGCTGCAGTTCGGCAAGCGCCTCACCAAGATCGACGACCAGGGCGACTGCGTCAGGCTCGAGTTCGCGGACGGCACCATCGAAGAGGCCGACATCGTCATCGGCGCGGACGGCGTGAACTCGCGCGTGCGCGAACATCTGCTGGGGCCCGAGCCGCCCAAGTACACGGGCTACGTGGGGCATCGCGCGGTATTTCCCACCCCCATCGACAGCGGCACCCTGCCGTTCGACATGTGCGTGAAGTGGTGGTCCGACGACCGCCACATGATGGTGTATTTCGTCACCAGCAGGCGCGACGAGATCTATTACGTTACGGGCGTACCCGAAGCCGAGTGGGACATGAGCAAAAGCTGGGTGCCGAGCAGCGTGCAGGCCATGCGCGACGCGTTCGAGGGCTGGCATCCCACGGTTCAGGCGCTCATCGAGCACACGCCCGAGGTCACCAAGTGGCCGCTGCTCGAACGCGACCCGCTGCCGCTGTGGAGCCGCGGCCGCATCGTGCTGCTGGGCGACGCCTGCCATCCCATGAAGCCGCACATGGCCCAAGGCGCCGCCATGGCCATCGAAGATGCGGCCATGCTCACCCGCATCTTCCAGCAGGCGGGCCTGTCCGACCACGAGACCGCCTTCCGGCTGTACGAAGCCAACCGCACCGAGCGCGCGGGACGCGTACAGAAGGTCTCGCACGACAACACCTGGCTGCGCACCAACGAGAACCCCGACTGGTGCTTCGGCTACGACGTGTTCGCCGTGCCGCTGGTCGAGAGCGCGCCGCGCCAGGACGCGGCCTAG
- a CDS encoding (2Fe-2S)-binding protein, which yields MNATPRTYTLRVNQATHTVETAPDTPLLYVLRNDLALNGPKFGCGLGECGACTVLVDGMAARSCVLPVRGAEHHDITTLEGLGTRDAPGPVQQAFIEHQAAQCGYCMNGMIMSAQALLLRNPHPTEAEIRQALQYNLCRCGTHMEILAAVRAAAARGLA from the coding sequence ATGAACGCAACACCGCGCACGTATACGCTCCGCGTCAACCAGGCCACGCATACTGTCGAGACCGCGCCCGACACGCCATTGCTGTATGTGCTGCGCAACGATCTCGCGCTGAACGGCCCCAAGTTCGGCTGCGGCCTGGGCGAATGCGGCGCGTGCACGGTGCTGGTCGACGGCATGGCGGCGCGCTCTTGCGTGCTGCCCGTGCGCGGCGCCGAACATCACGACATCACAACACTCGAGGGCCTGGGTACGCGCGACGCGCCCGGCCCCGTACAGCAGGCCTTCATCGAGCACCAGGCCGCGCAGTGCGGTTATTGCATGAACGGCATGATCATGAGCGCGCAGGCCCTGCTGCTGCGCAATCCGCATCCCACCGAAGCCGAGATCCGCCAGGCGCTGCAGTACAACCTGTGCCGCTGCGGCACGCACATGGAGATCCTGGCGGCGGTGCGCGCGGCCGCCGCGCGGGGATTGGCATGA